One Kitasatospora sp. MAP12-44 DNA segment encodes these proteins:
- the dpgA gene encoding 3,5-dihydroxyphenylacetyl-CoA synthase DpgA: MTTTTTRPARIAGVGTAVPQNSYSQQEILDIFAIQDPRVRSVFLNSAIERRFLTLPPEGPDGTRVMEAQGELLAKHKAQAVDMAVRAVQECLKEAGADLSDLGYLCCVTTTGFLTPGLSALVIRALGIDPHTSRLDVVGMGCNAGLNALNAVNGWARANPGRPAVMVCAEACSAAYVFDGTMRTSVVNSLFGDGAAAVALIAGEPPLPLRRDSGPHLLKFASYIITDAIDAMRYDWDGGQDRFSFYLDPHVPYVVGAHAELVVDRLLSGTGLRRSDISHWLVHSGGKKVIDAVGVNLGLTRHDVRHTTSVLRDYGNLSSGSFLFSYQRLLEEKVAQPGEYCVLMTMGPGSTIETALARW, encoded by the coding sequence ATGACGACCACCACGACCCGACCGGCCCGGATCGCCGGAGTCGGCACCGCGGTTCCGCAGAATTCCTATTCCCAGCAGGAAATCCTGGACATCTTCGCGATCCAGGACCCGCGCGTGAGATCCGTCTTCCTCAACAGCGCGATCGAGCGCCGATTCCTGACCCTGCCGCCCGAAGGCCCCGACGGCACCCGGGTCATGGAGGCCCAGGGCGAACTGCTCGCCAAGCACAAGGCCCAGGCCGTCGACATGGCGGTGCGCGCGGTCCAGGAGTGCCTCAAGGAGGCGGGCGCGGACCTGTCCGACCTCGGGTACCTGTGCTGCGTCACCACCACCGGATTCCTCACCCCGGGCCTGAGCGCCCTGGTCATCCGCGCGTTGGGCATCGACCCGCACACCAGCCGGCTCGACGTGGTCGGCATGGGCTGCAACGCCGGTCTCAACGCGCTCAACGCCGTCAACGGCTGGGCACGCGCCAACCCCGGCCGACCGGCCGTCATGGTCTGCGCCGAAGCCTGCTCCGCCGCCTACGTCTTCGACGGCACCATGCGCACCTCCGTGGTCAACAGCCTGTTCGGCGACGGCGCCGCCGCCGTGGCGCTGATCGCCGGCGAGCCCCCGCTCCCGCTGCGCCGGGACAGCGGCCCGCACCTCCTGAAGTTCGCCAGCTACATCATCACCGACGCCATCGACGCCATGCGCTACGACTGGGACGGCGGTCAGGACCGCTTCAGCTTCTACCTCGACCCGCACGTGCCCTACGTGGTCGGCGCGCACGCCGAACTCGTCGTCGACCGCCTGCTGTCGGGCACCGGGCTGCGCCGCAGCGACATCAGCCACTGGCTGGTGCACTCCGGCGGCAAGAAGGTCATCGACGCCGTCGGGGTCAACCTCGGCCTGACCCGGCACGACGTGCGCCACACCACCAGCGTGCTGCGGGACTACGGCAACCTCTCCAGCGGCTCGTTCCTCTTCTCCTACCAGCGGCTGCTGGAGGAGAAGGTGGCGCAGCCGGGTGAGTACTGCGTGCTGATGACCATGGGCCCGGGATCCACCATAGAGACCGCGCTGGCCCGCTGGTGA
- the dpgD gene encoding enoyl-CoA-hydratase DpgD — protein sequence MELTDLTRIRYEKRDRVARVTLDRPDRLNAMDLRMHEELACVWDDFEADDEVWLAVLTGAGDRAFSAGQDLKELAARIAEGTNTPSTFGSRGKPGWPRLTERFDLAKPVIARVNGHAFGGGFELALACDVVVAADTATFALPEAKLGLIAGAGGVFRLARQAPYRVALGHLITGRPMTADRAYELGLVNEVVPAADLDACVDAWVADILRCSPLAVRAIKEAAASAATTPLEQAFRTRYPWEERRMHSEDALEGPRAFVEKRTPHWNAR from the coding sequence ATGGAGCTGACAGACCTCACCCGGATCCGCTACGAGAAGCGCGACCGCGTCGCCCGGGTGACCCTCGACCGCCCCGACCGCCTGAACGCCATGGACCTGCGGATGCACGAGGAACTGGCGTGCGTCTGGGACGACTTCGAGGCCGACGACGAGGTGTGGCTGGCCGTCCTCACCGGCGCCGGGGACCGCGCCTTCTCCGCCGGGCAGGACCTCAAGGAGCTCGCCGCCCGGATCGCCGAGGGCACCAACACCCCCTCCACCTTCGGCAGCCGCGGCAAGCCCGGCTGGCCCCGGCTCACCGAGCGCTTCGACCTGGCCAAGCCCGTGATCGCCAGGGTCAACGGCCACGCCTTCGGCGGCGGCTTCGAACTCGCGCTCGCCTGCGACGTGGTGGTGGCCGCCGACACCGCCACCTTCGCGCTGCCCGAGGCCAAGCTCGGGCTGATCGCCGGAGCCGGCGGTGTCTTCCGGCTCGCCCGGCAGGCACCGTACCGGGTCGCCCTGGGCCACCTGATCACCGGCCGTCCGATGACCGCCGACCGCGCCTACGAACTGGGCCTGGTCAACGAGGTCGTGCCGGCCGCGGATCTGGACGCCTGTGTGGACGCCTGGGTCGCGGACATCCTTCGCTGCAGCCCGCTGGCTGTCCGCGCGATCAAGGAGGCCGCGGCGTCCGCGGCGACCACGCCCCTGGAGCAGGCGTTCCGGACCCGCTACCCGTGGGAGGAACGCCGCATGCACAGCGAGGACGCGCTGGAGGGCCCGCGCGCGTTCGTGGAGAAGCGGACGCCGCACTGGAACGCCCGCTGA
- the dpgB gene encoding enoyl-CoA-hydratase DpgB has product MNRTTESLLVDGSRPLSPETVQALNALCDRAEDGGAQAPLVIRVSGAPTAQSAQSAQSATLALALVNKWERALRRLERLDLPTVALATGDCGGTALEALLATDHRIADPATRLVLPADADGVWPGMALYRLANQAGVAATRQAVLFGSAIPAERALALHLLDQVADDPSAALADAVESLTAGAGAGLAIRRQLMLDAAITGFEEALGRHLAACDRMLRRAAAEVLS; this is encoded by the coding sequence GTGAACCGCACCACCGAGTCGCTGCTCGTCGACGGCAGCCGGCCGCTGTCCCCCGAGACCGTGCAGGCCCTCAACGCGCTCTGCGACCGGGCCGAGGACGGCGGCGCCCAGGCCCCGCTCGTCATCCGGGTCAGCGGCGCGCCCACCGCGCAGTCGGCGCAGTCGGCGCAGTCGGCGACGCTGGCGCTGGCGTTGGTCAACAAGTGGGAGCGTGCGCTGCGCCGCCTGGAGCGCCTCGACCTGCCCACGGTCGCGCTGGCCACCGGCGACTGCGGCGGCACGGCGCTGGAGGCGCTGCTGGCCACCGACCACCGCATCGCGGACCCCGCGACCCGCCTGGTGCTGCCCGCCGACGCCGACGGCGTGTGGCCCGGCATGGCCCTCTACCGGCTCGCCAACCAGGCCGGCGTGGCCGCGACCCGCCAGGCCGTCCTGTTCGGCAGCGCGATCCCGGCCGAGCGGGCGCTGGCCCTGCACCTGCTCGACCAGGTCGCCGACGACCCGTCGGCCGCCCTCGCGGACGCCGTCGAGAGCCTCACCGCCGGCGCCGGCGCCGGGCTCGCGATCCGCCGGCAGCTGATGCTCGACGCCGCTATCACCGGCTTCGAGGAGGCCCTCGGCCGGCACCTCGCCGCCTGCGACCGGATGCTGCGCCGGGCGGCCGCCGAGGTGCTCTCGTGA
- the dpgC gene encoding (3,5-dihydroxyphenyl)acetyl-CoA 1,2-dioxygenase DpgC: MAAARRTLAEAGERADTLLAALPEPADRTPEQQALATDAKNAARSVRSRFLRLHGDAVYQHLTDGHRLDLRLPELVAGAAAGWPGLLANAERTAAEQGRPQAAKEDLEIDQGLFLREVLRSPASGRHLIDAMALPTARALQLLPEFQRTGELDLGSVRLERRGSAAHLTMCRPDCLNAEDERQVEDMETAVDLALLDPQVRVCVLRGGEMTHPRYRGRRVFSAGINLKSLHSGEISLTGFLLRRELGYINKILRGLRVEHAGSWHTPVIEKPWVAAVDTFAIGGGAQLLMVFDRVLAAADSYVSLPAAQEGIVPGAGNLRLSRLAGGRVSRQVVLWGRRIQAAEPDARLLVDEVVEPDRMDQAVAESLERLDSPAVVTNRRMLNLAEEPPEQFQQYMAEFAMQQALRLYSQDVIGKVGRFSAAATTARS, from the coding sequence CTGGCCGCCGCCCGGCGCACCCTGGCGGAGGCCGGCGAGCGGGCCGACACCCTCCTCGCCGCACTGCCCGAGCCCGCTGACCGCACCCCCGAGCAGCAGGCGCTCGCCACCGACGCCAAGAACGCCGCCCGCAGCGTGCGCAGCCGCTTCCTGCGCCTGCACGGCGACGCCGTCTACCAGCACCTGACCGACGGTCACCGCCTCGACCTGCGGCTGCCCGAACTGGTCGCGGGCGCCGCCGCCGGCTGGCCCGGACTGCTCGCGAACGCCGAGCGCACAGCCGCCGAACAGGGCAGGCCGCAGGCCGCGAAGGAGGACTTGGAGATCGACCAAGGCCTCTTCCTGCGCGAGGTGCTCCGCTCGCCCGCCTCGGGCCGCCACCTGATCGATGCGATGGCCCTGCCCACCGCGCGCGCCCTCCAGCTGCTGCCCGAGTTCCAGCGCACCGGCGAACTCGACCTCGGCTCCGTCCGGCTGGAGCGCCGCGGCAGCGCGGCCCACCTGACCATGTGCCGCCCGGACTGCCTCAACGCCGAGGACGAGCGCCAGGTCGAGGACATGGAGACCGCCGTCGACCTCGCGCTGCTCGACCCGCAGGTGCGGGTCTGCGTGCTGCGCGGCGGCGAGATGACCCACCCCCGCTACCGCGGCCGACGGGTCTTCAGCGCCGGCATCAACCTCAAGAGCCTGCACAGCGGCGAGATCAGCCTGACCGGCTTCCTGCTGCGCCGCGAGCTCGGCTACATCAACAAGATCCTGCGCGGCCTGCGGGTCGAGCACGCCGGCTCCTGGCACACCCCGGTGATCGAGAAGCCCTGGGTGGCGGCCGTCGACACCTTCGCCATCGGCGGCGGTGCCCAACTGCTCATGGTCTTCGACCGGGTGCTCGCCGCGGCCGACTCCTACGTCAGCCTCCCCGCCGCGCAGGAGGGCATCGTGCCCGGCGCGGGGAACCTGCGGCTCAGCCGGCTGGCCGGCGGCCGCGTCTCCCGCCAGGTCGTGCTCTGGGGACGGCGCATTCAGGCCGCCGAACCCGACGCCCGGCTGCTGGTCGACGAGGTCGTCGAACCGGACCGGATGGACCAGGCGGTGGCCGAGTCGCTGGAGCGGCTCGACAGCCCGGCTGTGGTCACCAACCGCCGGATGCTCAACCTGGCCGAGGAGCCACCGGAGCAGTTCCAGCAGTACATGGCGGAGTTCGCCATGCAGCAGGCGCTGCGCCTCTACAGCCAGGACGTGATCGGCAAGGTGGGCCGCTTCTCGGCGGCCGCCACCACCGCCCGTAGCTGA
- a CDS encoding PLP-dependent aminotransferase family protein — MNFLNEIAHRFPDAISLAAGRPFEGFFDLDDVHRYFDTYRRHLSTRLGGDEAAVRRTLLQYGRTKGIIHELIAEHLRVDEGISADPQALVVTVGCQEALYLTLRALRRTDRDVLLAVAPSYVGVHGAARLVDMPVLPVAESSEGIDLEDLSAQVRSARAAGLYPRALYVIPDFANPSGIRLSLAVRRQLLRIAAEEDLLILEDNPYGLFGEQPPAGPPTIKALDDAARVVYLGSFAKTGLPGARVGYVVADQRVAGTGGTGGTGGTGSTGGTGGAGGTLADELAKIKSMLTVNTSPIAQAVIGGKLLAHGCSLRAANSRETTHYRTNLAHVLAGLEERFGGSPGVSWNTPTGGFFLLLTVPFPVGDELLELSAEKFRVLWTPVHHFYADAQPRNVMRLSFSHLQPKEIDEGLNRLADFIRYGSHT, encoded by the coding sequence ATGAACTTCCTCAACGAGATTGCCCACCGCTTCCCGGATGCCATCTCGCTCGCCGCCGGGCGGCCGTTCGAGGGCTTCTTCGACCTGGACGACGTCCACCGGTACTTCGACACCTACCGCCGCCACCTCAGCACCCGCCTGGGCGGCGACGAGGCCGCCGTGCGCCGCACGCTGCTGCAGTACGGGCGCACCAAGGGCATCATCCACGAGCTGATCGCCGAGCACCTGCGGGTGGACGAGGGCATCAGCGCGGATCCGCAGGCCCTGGTCGTCACGGTCGGCTGCCAGGAGGCGCTCTACCTGACGCTGCGCGCGCTGCGCCGCACCGACCGGGACGTGCTCCTGGCCGTGGCGCCCAGCTACGTCGGGGTGCACGGCGCCGCCCGGCTGGTCGACATGCCGGTCCTGCCGGTCGCGGAGTCGTCCGAGGGCATCGATCTGGAGGACCTGTCGGCCCAGGTCAGGAGTGCCCGGGCGGCGGGTCTGTACCCCCGGGCGCTCTACGTCATCCCCGACTTCGCCAACCCGAGCGGGATCAGACTGAGCCTCGCCGTCCGGCGTCAGCTGCTGCGGATCGCCGCCGAGGAGGACCTCCTCATCCTGGAGGACAACCCGTACGGCCTATTCGGCGAGCAGCCGCCCGCCGGGCCGCCGACCATCAAGGCCCTGGACGACGCCGCCCGGGTCGTCTACCTGGGCTCCTTCGCCAAGACCGGCCTGCCCGGCGCCCGGGTCGGCTACGTCGTGGCGGACCAGCGGGTGGCCGGCACGGGCGGTACGGGCGGTACGGGCGGCACAGGCAGTACGGGCGGTACGGGCGGTGCGGGCGGCACATTGGCCGACGAGTTGGCCAAGATCAAGAGCATGCTGACCGTCAACACCTCGCCGATCGCGCAGGCGGTCATCGGCGGCAAGCTGCTGGCCCACGGCTGCAGCCTGCGCGCTGCCAACTCCCGTGAGACCACGCACTACCGGACGAACCTCGCCCATGTCCTGGCCGGCCTGGAGGAGCGTTTCGGCGGCTCCCCCGGCGTCTCCTGGAACACGCCCACCGGCGGGTTCTTCCTGCTGCTCACCGTCCCGTTCCCGGTCGGCGACGAGCTGTTGGAGCTCAGCGCGGAGAAGTTCCGGGTGCTGTGGACGCCGGTGCACCATTTCTACGCCGACGCACAGCCGCGCAATGTCATGCGGCTCTCCTTCAGCCACCTCCAGCCAAAAGAAATCGACGAAGGATTGAACCGGTTGGCGGACTTCATCCGTTACGGGTCGCACACCTGA